CAGGCGGCGCGGGGGGTGGGGTAAAGGTAATGCTACCGTACTCGTTCACCACGGTATTATGCGGGCCTGCAAGATTGGCCAGGTCGCCAAATATTGCCGCAACTTCTTCCGCCGCAAGTTCGCGAGCACCATTTTGCAGCAAAATTGCTGCATCTTCGGCGTTGTCAGAATTGATCACTCGGTTATTCAGGATGAACACACGAATTGAATCAGGCATCGGAAGGTTCTCCTATTGGTAGGCACTTAATCTGAATCTGACGCTACTCGATCCGATAGAGACAACGACGGTATCGCTAGTCGGGATAACCACCATTGTACTGCCGGAGTTATACGTCTCCCCCTGAGAATTGCCGACATGGGCAAAAAACGTCCCACTAAATCCCGTGCCGCCTCCTGTTGCTCCGCTTGTGATCGTGAATAACGCGATGACGTCACCCCCTCCGGTTCCATCAACAAGCAAAAACAGGGGCTTCCCAATATGCAACCCCGTCAGGGTCCATGTTCCTGTCGTGCTCCGAGTTCCTTTCAATTCGGTAACACTCCGATATTCCGCATCCCCCTTATCTACCTTGCCCGCATTCTCCCCATTGAGTTTGGCCACCTGCCCCGCCAGCGCCAACATATCGACCTGGGAGGCGTTCACAGCCGCGTCGTAGGCTTTGATGCAGGGAAGCAGGTAGGACGTTTTCGGGCGGTTTTCAGGACCTCCGACGGTAGAGGTCAATCCTTGGTATGTTGGAACATAACTATAGCTCTGCGAAGCTCTTGTAGCTTCACCGGGCACATCTTCTTCCGTTGTGCCGTAGATGTTGTGGGATACTTCGTAGTCACCCACTCCATTATTATGATGATGCGCAAGCAACTCATCACCGGCCCAATCCCCAACGCCCTTCCCTGCAACACCATCCTGTGCCGACGCAAAGTAATGCTTGTAGCAAGGGAGAATGATGTGGGTATCCGTCAGGCAGTAGCGGCCGCACGTTCCTTCCTGTGCTGCGGCCTCGGCATCCCATGCCGCTTCCGTAGCAAGGAAGCCGCCGGATGCCTGCACAAAGGCGACAAGTTGCGGGTAAACATCCCGCGTGAACTTCTGCTTAACATTTACAGGCACCGTACCCGGCAACGGGCTTGCCGTAGTGGAGAAGCAAAGCTGCCCAACCGGCACCCCCGCAACGGTACCCCAGGCAAGGCTTCCATCTTCCTGTTTGATAATCACCTGCCCGGCCTCTCCGCCCTCCGGTAAGGTCTCGTGCGGATCGTCTCTTCTGGCCGCGTGGGCCTCGACCAGGGTACGGACAACAGTAATTTTGTCGTCAACGTACTTGCGGCTTGCAAGCACCATCGTAGGATCAATTTTCAATGTGATTGAGGCCGTGCTGGAAACCTGAATACGCAGAATAGCAGCCAACTCGCGGCCCGATCCTTCTGCCAGTGTCGGCTTGTACGTGGCCGGGAACGACGCAACGGCAAACAGATTGCCCTGATCATCAAACACCCCGACCTCATGCACGGTGAAGCCGCCCACCTCGGGCGGAATGACCATTTCAACCAGGATCAGGCTTGCATTGCCCGGATCAACAGACAGGTTATTTATGGGTGCCCTATGCACTTCATGCACAAGCGCTTCCATAGTCGGAAGCGGGGTAATGGGGTTGCCGTTGCCGTCACCCACGGCAACATGGGTCAGATTAACCTTTGTGCCCAATGCCGTTGCATTTGCCAGCTTGGCGGCACCAATCTCGGTAACCAGTGTGAAAAACATCTGTGCCATCAGATCACCACAGGATTAACGGTTACAGTTTCATACAGGGCAAAACATCCGCCCACATACAACGCGCCCTGGCTGGAAACGCTTGCAGGCATCCACGGGTCCACGGTGACAACATCACCGCTCATCAAATGGGCACCCACATACACATGCCCGGCGCTTCGTCCTGCCATTGTGATTCCTGCGAGGTGCGACCGGGTATTCTTGGTTTTCAATACGATCCGCTCCAAAGAGCGAATCAACGAATCATCCACCCCCCGATCATCAATTTCGATCAGCACGCGAAAAGTACCCCGCTGCCCTTCCGGTGCTTCTTCCCACCACTCGACAACGCGGATGGAATAGCCAAGGGCGGAAATTGCCCTATTCAGTGCCCCACGCGTGCCCTTGCGCCGATGTATGGCAATGGCAGATGCCACAGCCCCGCGCTTTTGCGCCTCGGTCCATGTAGAATCCCACTCATCAACCGACAGCGCCCAGGCAAGCCACGGCAACAGCGCAACGGGGCACGTTGCTGCACCCCAAAGGGTATCAACAGGAACAGGAACAGCCGAAAGCCTGGTCATGCCTTCGGCAAGGGCGCGTTCCTGGGGTGTTGCATTGGGGGGTAACAGGCTTTCCATCAGTTCACGCTCATTTCAATATCGATTGAACGGCAATATGCCGCCTGGTGCGCCTCTACCGAAATGTCTGCATTGGGACTTTGCAGTTCAACACGGATCACGCCCGAGATGTGCAACGCCTCGTATATGCCGGAAACAGCCACGCCCAGGCCCAACTTGTGACGCTCGGCCACATACCGTTCCAGGTCTTTTCTGGCGGCCTCCTTCACGCTGTCCGGGCTTGGCCCGGTCATCATGTGGATTACGGCCACAACGTCATATTCCACGATTTCAGCAGGCAGCACCGTTACCCTGTCTGTTAAGGGGCGTATGTCCTGGTCTGCGAACTTGGCCCGCACAGCATCCAAAACGGCATTACTTGGCAGTCCGTTGCCATCCATGCCCAGGATGTAGAGGGACACATCAACCGGGGCGGGAGAAATGGGGGCGGCATCCTTCACGCCGGAGACTGCCAGCGCGTGAAAGATGTACGCCCCATCAGGGCCAGCAACAGAAAAGCCTTCGGGTGCAAGCTGCACACGACGGCGAAAATCGACATCGGATTCATAGGTGGGGGCAACGGGTGGATAGGCATTAGGATTGCCGGGATTTTCCAGCTTACGCGCAAGCGGTACCAGGGCGGCCAGATTGTCCAGATCGTTGCCGGTTGCATAGGCGACCATAACCGCGCGGGCGGCATCGTTCACACGCTGGCGAACAATGGTTTCCCGGTAGGCTGCCACCTCAAGCACCTTATAGGCGGGGTCAGATTCAACCAGGGCCGAAAAGGCGGCATCCCTGCTTTGCAGATCAGCCAGCATTTCGGCCAGAATGGCCTCATAATCCAGCGTTTCCACAATATCGGGGGCAGGCAGGCCAGAAAGGTCAATGGCATTAAATCCACTCATACCATCACCCCGTCCATTGCGATTTCCCGCCCATCAGGCAGATACACACCATCAAGGCGTATCTGGACCCTACCGGCATCCGTTGCCGAAACCTGAACGCGGGTAACGCGCAGACGCGGTTCCCACCTGTCCAGCGCTTCCGCCGTGGCGGCGATGTATTCAATCTTGTTCGCTTCGTTGGCGGGAGAATCCACCAGAGAAAAGAGGCGGGACCCGTAGTCCCGACGCATGACGCGGGACCCAATGGGCGTTAGCAAAATGTCCCTAATGGACTGTCTGAGGTGGGCAAGACCATCAAGCGGCTTGCCGGTAGAAGAATCAATGCCGCGCATACGTTGGCTATACGATGCGCGGCAAATTGCTTCCTCTGCGGTTTTTGCAGTTACAAGGGAACAAGCGAACCATAGCGCAAGGCCCCGGTAACGGTCATGCTGCCGTTAACCGTCGCATTGCCCGTTACAACCATATCCCCTTGCAGGGTGTAGCTTCCTGTATGCTCTGTGTCGGCATGCTTGTATTCTTGGCCTATGGTATTCCCTGCATCATCGTGCCCGCCTGCGGTAGTCAGAGTGCCTTCAACGACTATCTGCGGGGCAGTCAAAAAGACGCGGGAACCTGCTTCAATCGTCGCGTTCTTCCCCGCCTTTGCGTCAATGCTGCCTGTAGCCTGTACGGAAACATCGCCGGGAATGGTGGCCGCCAATGTATGCGCCGCGCGGTCATATTCGATAACCGCACCATCCTTGAAGACCATGCGGGCAACATCCGGGGTATTTGCCGGTGCCGGGTGGGCGGCCTGGAACACACCTACCAGGGCAACTCCCTGTCCTGTCTCGCCGGAAGGTGACAGGATCAGGACTTGTTCGCCTACCTCGGGTGCCCACCATGAAACATCACCGCCCGCACGGGCCGTTACCCACGGTAGCCAATCCGTAACCACGGCACCGCACCGAACACGCACGCGGGCGGCTTCATAGTCCGCCGCCTCTATGGTGCCCCATCGAATCAGATTTGCAAGCCGTCTATCCATTTCAGCCATTTGGTAACGTTGCATCGGTCACCTCTGTATATTCAGGCTCATGGTCCACACCGACGCGGGGTGTATAGGATACAAGCACGGTTTGCGGTATTATCCCTTCCCCTGCCCATACGGATTCACCCAAGTAGCCCCGTACTTCAAATTCAACGCGCCATTCTTCATACGCGCGCTTTTCCTGGCTCCATTCATCAGGATAGGCACCAAAGAACTCGGCAGGATGCACAGGCAGGCCAAAGCGGTTGCCGTGCAGCCACTTGGATACGGCAGCGACAAGCGCCCCGATTTCAATATTCACGTCTGCATCTTTGACGTGCATCAGCAAATGCAGTTCCCACCGTGTGCGCACGGCAAGTTGCTCTGTGCCCACATCCGTATCCGGTTCCAGGGCTATCATGTTCAAGGCTGCCGCCGGACACCTAACCCTTTCTTTAAGGGTTTCGTAAGCCTTCACGTTAAGCGCGGGAAAGGCTTGCTGTAAGCCTTCCGCTATGGCTTTGTGCATGGCTTGAATAGTTATTTCTTGCGGGTTTCCCATCGTAATTCCTGTTCAAAAATACGATAGAAGCGGCTTTCCAGCAGGGGCAACACCTCGTTGATCACTGCGTAATCCACTTCTTTGTCGATGTGGGCATACTGAATTGCAAGCGGCTGGCGCTCACGGCCGATACGGCGGTATACTTGGCGCTCATCGTTTTTGTTCTGAGCGATGAAGGCCCGCCGACGCTCAATTTTGCCAGCCACAACGCCGGATGCCGTTTGCCGTGGATTCAAACCGGCAAGGGGAATGGCCGATGCACCGAAAAACACGCGGGCGGTCATGTGGTTACCCTTGGTGTAGATGCGCAAACGTGGCCGCAAAGTCTTTTGCTGTATGCCGGTTTCACGCGCCACCATACGAACCAGAAGGCCGCCAATCCACCGGCTTGTTTTGCTGACAGCACGACGGGCGGCGACCTCAATATCCTTTTGTGTGGCGGCAAAATCTCGCGCTATAGCCTCGACCTTGGCGAGGCTGATATTCATGTACTGGCGGCTCATGGGAATAACAGGACAACGGCAACGCCGGTTCCATCAGGCTCTACTCTGTCAACGTCATACACACGCCCGTCTACGGTACACACGGTTTCGCGCGTGAAGTCGGCAACGTCGCGATGCTTGCAGGTCAGTACAGGGCCAGTTGTTTCAAGTTCCAGGCTGCCAAGGGTTGCGAATGCTCCCGGATTATCAAAAATCGCCGCAAAGGTGCGGGCGGGATTCTCTGCCCGCACCTCTACGGCGAACTCTTCACAGTCCAGGAAGTCGGTAAAGTCTTCCTGCATGGTCATGACGACTACTTGCCTGCAGCCCCAGGCTTTGCCTCTTTGGCCTTGGAATCGTCATACTTCACAGCGCGTTCTCGATGAATAAGGTTTCTCGCCACATCAAGCGGAACAGAAACAACCTTGCCAGGCGTCACCATTTCACCGTCAATCAGTATAGCGCTCCCTTCTTCCCCGATAGTCTTGATAGTCATGGTCTTTTCGGTCTTACGGGCCATGTTCTACCCCTTATGGTACGGGGCGGTCATGCCGCCCCGGTTGTACGTTGTCGTTAAACAGTGGTGCCCACGCAGAACGATTCGGCACGGCGGGCCGCAATGTCCACATCCTGCATCGCCACGATGCGCAGACGGCCCTTTGCACTATGGGTATAGGGGTCCAGAGTCAGTTCCAGGCCACCCCACAGGCCGATAATGAGGTCCGCGAAGTTGCCGAAAAACGCATCTGCGGCGGCAATCTGGTTGGTAACACCTGCGGTATAGCCGTTGATGGTGTTGCCGGTTTCCCAAATGGTAGCCTCGGTATTGGCAAACTTGGGGGTGGTTTTGCAGTGTCCGCGCGTCTTGGCGTTGATGAGGTAGGCCATGCTGTTCACATCAGCATCATCGGCGGCAATTTCGCTTTCCATTGCCACCAGTTCGGCAAAGGTGGGCTTTCCGCTTGCGGCGAACGGCACCGCGTTCACGCCGCTGATATTCTTAATGCCCAGAGGCTCATCGTTGCCGGTTCCATAGAAACCAAGGTTATCAACTTTCAGGCCAACAGCCTTTGCCAGGTCGAAGCGAATCAGGGCTTCAACGTCAAGGCTCGACTGCATAAGCAGGCGGCGAGAAACCTCGGACATCGCGCCTATCGTGGTGGGCGACATTTTCACCTGGCCGAAATCACCCTGAGATTCGGACACATCCGTATCTTCCCCGACAACGTAGCCGGTAGCGCCGGAAAGCTGTTTCGGAATATCCACGTTACCAACCAGGCCAGCCAATTGCGTACCGTACTGCATGAGCAGAGTGCGACGACGCAGCATTTCAATGAAACTGGATGCCATGAGGTCCGTGCTTACCAGGTTGCCACCGTGGGGAGCGGCTGCATTGCCGGTGCTATAGGTACGCTGTAGCGGGGCGCAAAGAACTTCGGGGGGGATGATGATACCGCTTGCATCACGTCCCAACCGTTCGGCGGCTGCGGCAGATGCTTCCAGTTCCAGCGCGGCGGCTTCACGAACCTTCTTATTGTGCTGGTTGTTGGGGTCCAGACAACGCAACACGTTTACAAAGCTGTAGCGCTGCACGTCCTTTTCAGACAGGCCCACGGCCTCGTTTCTCTCGTCCGGGGTGGGCTTCTTGCTGCGGCCATTCATTTCCTTGAGCAAGAAGCTCTGGAAATCTTCGGGGGTCTTGTTCTCGC
This region of Desulfovibrio subterraneus genomic DNA includes:
- a CDS encoding phage tail protein is translated as MAQMFFTLVTEIGAAKLANATALGTKVNLTHVAVGDGNGNPITPLPTMEALVHEVHRAPINNLSVDPGNASLILVEMVIPPEVGGFTVHEVGVFDDQGNLFAVASFPATYKPTLAEGSGRELAAILRIQVSSTASITLKIDPTMVLASRKYVDDKITVVRTLVEAHAARRDDPHETLPEGGEAGQVIIKQEDGSLAWGTVAGVPVGQLCFSTTASPLPGTVPVNVKQKFTRDVYPQLVAFVQASGGFLATEAAWDAEAAAQEGTCGRYCLTDTHIILPCYKHYFASAQDGVAGKGVGDWAGDELLAHHHNNGVGDYEVSHNIYGTTEEDVPGEATRASQSYSYVPTYQGLTSTVGGPENRPKTSYLLPCIKAYDAAVNASQVDMLALAGQVAKLNGENAGKVDKGDAEYRSVTELKGTRSTTGTWTLTGLHIGKPLFLLVDGTGGGDVIALFTITSGATGGGTGFSGTFFAHVGNSQGETYNSGSTMVVIPTSDTVVVSIGSSSVRFRLSAYQ
- a CDS encoding phage tail protein I codes for the protein MESLLPPNATPQERALAEGMTRLSAVPVPVDTLWGAATCPVALLPWLAWALSVDEWDSTWTEAQKRGAVASAIAIHRRKGTRGALNRAISALGYSIRVVEWWEEAPEGQRGTFRVLIEIDDRGVDDSLIRSLERIVLKTKNTRSHLAGITMAGRSAGHVYVGAHLMSGDVVTVDPWMPASVSSQGALYVGGCFALYETVTVNPVVI
- a CDS encoding baseplate assembly protein encodes the protein MSGFNAIDLSGLPAPDIVETLDYEAILAEMLADLQSRDAAFSALVESDPAYKVLEVAAYRETIVRQRVNDAARAVMVAYATGNDLDNLAALVPLARKLENPGNPNAYPPVAPTYESDVDFRRRVQLAPEGFSVAGPDGAYIFHALAVSGVKDAAPISPAPVDVSLYILGMDGNGLPSNAVLDAVRAKFADQDIRPLTDRVTVLPAEIVEYDVVAVIHMMTGPSPDSVKEAARKDLERYVAERHKLGLGVAVSGIYEALHISGVIRVELQSPNADISVEAHQAAYCRSIDIEMSVN
- a CDS encoding GPW/gp25 family protein, which codes for MRGIDSSTGKPLDGLAHLRQSIRDILLTPIGSRVMRRDYGSRLFSLVDSPANEANKIEYIAATAEALDRWEPRLRVTRVQVSATDAGRVQIRLDGVYLPDGREIAMDGVMV
- a CDS encoding phage baseplate assembly protein V → MQRYQMAEMDRRLANLIRWGTIEAADYEAARVRVRCGAVVTDWLPWVTARAGGDVSWWAPEVGEQVLILSPSGETGQGVALVGVFQAAHPAPANTPDVARMVFKDGAVIEYDRAAHTLAATIPGDVSVQATGSIDAKAGKNATIEAGSRVFLTAPQIVVEGTLTTAGGHDDAGNTIGQEYKHADTEHTGSYTLQGDMVVTGNATVNGSMTVTGALRYGSLVPL
- a CDS encoding phage tail protein — its product is MNISLAKVEAIARDFAATQKDIEVAARRAVSKTSRWIGGLLVRMVARETGIQQKTLRPRLRIYTKGNHMTARVFFGASAIPLAGLNPRQTASGVVAGKIERRRAFIAQNKNDERQVYRRIGRERQPLAIQYAHIDKEVDYAVINEVLPLLESRFYRIFEQELRWETRKK
- a CDS encoding head-tail joining protein, coding for MTMQEDFTDFLDCEEFAVEVRAENPARTFAAIFDNPGAFATLGSLELETTGPVLTCKHRDVADFTRETVCTVDGRVYDVDRVEPDGTGVAVVLLFP
- a CDS encoding phage major capsid protein; the protein is MMKPTKDSIKTTATRAFFRIDAVRSVDEEKRTVEVAFSSDAEIKQWWRTVLVLEHSSAAVRLDRLNNGGPVLFNHDRDAHIAVVESARIDADGKGRAVVRFGRGTLAEEKFRDVVDGILRHISVGFEVHEVKLVETRDDDTDVYRATDWEPFEISFVTIPLDTSVGVGRGLGGAPEINTLSNMEERTMPGTGTPQKHGEGAPQMDEQAVREKAVQAERTRVDTILTLGREYNAPEDAEKFVRENKTPEDFQSFLLKEMNGRSKKPTPDERNEAVGLSEKDVQRYSFVNVLRCLDPNNQHNKKVREAAALELEASAAAAERLGRDASGIIIPPEVLCAPLQRTYSTGNAAAPHGGNLVSTDLMASSFIEMLRRRTLLMQYGTQLAGLVGNVDIPKQLSGATGYVVGEDTDVSESQGDFGQVKMSPTTIGAMSEVSRRLLMQSSLDVEALIRFDLAKAVGLKVDNLGFYGTGNDEPLGIKNISGVNAVPFAASGKPTFAELVAMESEIAADDADVNSMAYLINAKTRGHCKTTPKFANTEATIWETGNTINGYTAGVTNQIAAADAFFGNFADLIIGLWGGLELTLDPYTHSAKGRLRIVAMQDVDIAARRAESFCVGTTV